GGTAACTGCGCGACTCACAATAAAGTCAAACTGGCCTTTTAGTGTCTCGGCACGTTGGTTCAGTGCTTTAACGTTTTGCAAGCCAAGAGCCGATGAAACCTCTTGTACTACTTTTATTTTTTTACCTATGGAATCTACCAAGGTAAACTGGCACTGCGGAAACATAATTGCCAGCGGAATACCGGGGAAACCTCCGCCCGTACCCACATCCAATATGCGGCTTCCGTTCTCAAACATTACCACTTTTGCAATGCCCAAAGAGTGCAGGATATGACGTTCATACAACGCCTCAATGTCCTTGCGCGAAATCACATTAATTTTCTCGTTCCACTCAGTATAAAGCGGCAACAACGCATCGAACTGCTTTAGCTGCTCTTCGGTAAGGTGATCAAAGTATTTGGTAATGATTTCAGGCATTTAATTTTAAAATGATAAGCGTATTTACCAAACCCATTGTTTTTGCTTTGAAAATAATGTGCGCAAGCCCACCAAAAGGTAATACACAAAGTAAAAAATATCTAACAGTATAATACCCCAAATAAGGTTGTTTTCTTTTAGCTTGTCCATTGCTAAATAATACACAGGGATAATGGCCAATAAGCGTACCCCGTATGCAATACCTACCCACATAGGCATAAACCAAAACGAAAGCAATACAATGGCGCTGGCATAAAACAATATATGACTGATGTTTAGCACAGTTAAAAGAGTCTTTGTACCGGTTTTGTAATGCTTGCCAGTGTACATATGACGGCGTTTCTGCTTGAACCAATCTCCCCATTTTGTTTTTGGGTTTGAAATGGTAAACGCTGAAGGGCGAATGCTAATCTCTGCATTAGACGCAGTTGCCACCTCATTAACAAAAAGGTCATCATCGCCTGATATAATGTGATTATGGCTGGCAAATCCCTTTACCCTAAAAAATGTATTCTTTTTGTACGAAAGGTTGCGGCCAACACCCATATAAGGTTTGCCTGCTAACGCAAACGAAAGGTATTGCAGAGCAGTATAAAAAGTTTCGTAGCGAATAAGGTAGTTTAGTAATCCGCCTGTTTTTTTGTAGGCTCCGTAGCCCAAAACAACCTCGGTTTTTTGTCCGTATGCCTGCTGCATTTGGGTAATCCAATCAGCACCAGCGGGCATACAATCGGCATCGGTAAGCAAAAGAGTATCGTATTTTGCAGCCTTTATACCCAAAGTAATGGCAAACTTTTTACCCTTTGGATAGCGTTCCTGCTCTTTAATAGTAACAATGTGCAGGTTGGGATATTGCAAGGCAAACTCTTTTAACAATTCCTCGGTTCCGTCCCACGAAACGTTGTTAACCACCACAATTTCAAACTCAGGGTGGTTTTGGTTAAAGAATAACGGCAGGTAATTACGAAGGTTTTCAACTTCGTTTTTTGCAACAATAATTACTGAAACGGGTAATACAGGCTGCGGAACAGCCTTAGCTTTATAGCCGGCCAAGCGACTAAAGAAGCCTAGAATGTATACAAGCTGGACAAGAGTAAATACCCCGAGCGCAAATAAAATTACCTGTAGCCAAATCAAATCCATCGCTGCAAAAATAAATTGCAACAACGGTTGGCTGAACAATATAATGTCCACAGTAATCTATACCTATTTGTTAATAATTTATTTGCAATAAACGCGTTGTATTAAAAATGAGTTAAATGTTTTAGATTTTTCACTCACAAAAGCACTTTTTTTGACTTTTTGTTTTGCATTTAACAAACTTTTTGATATACTTGTGAAGTTTTAAAAATAAACACTTAAGTTCTATTTATTAATGATGAGGTTTTTGAGGGGTGCTATAGCTACGGCACTTTTTTTCATTTCGGTATCTGCAGGTATTTCGCAAAGCGTTACTAAAGGCTTTGCCAGCACTTATCCGCTTGCAATGGAAGGCAGCAATACTGCCAGTGGTGAATTGTACATCTCAACAGAATTCACTGCTTGTCACTCATCATTACCCTTTAATACCTTAGTAAAGGTTACCAATCTTAAAAACAACAAATCAGTAACAGTTCGTATCAACGACCGTTTCAACTTCCGTAACTCAAGGGTTATAGATGTTTCTAACGCTGCTGCAACTGAAATCAGTTTGTTTGATGAGATTACCCCACAGGTTTCTATAGAAGTTATCGGTATTGCTGATGCCATTATGATGGCCTCTGTAAAGGCAAAACAAGATGCTGCCAAAAACCCTGTAAAAATAGCTTCAACTCCTGCACCCACACTTAAAAAGAAAGTTCCTGCCGAAAAGCAACAACCTGTTGTAGCATCTGTAACTACTACACCTGCTCAACAACCTGCAACTCCTGAAAAAACTGCTCCTGCAACTGCCAGCGTAACTCCTGATGTTGCTAAAACACAAGTTTCTTCAGCCCTTGCTTTGGCAGAGGTTAAGAAAGAGACTCCTGAGTTGCTTTCAGGAATCAAGATATCAATCCCTACTATTTCAGTAGAAGCCATCAGCAATTTGGCTACCATCTCTATCAAATACCTTTCGATGGGTTTTTTGAGAAGGTAATTGATTAGCGAAGCTTGTACATTTTTCCTGGCAAACTCTTCACCACGTTTTTCAATTCCAGTTCCAGCAATACCATTGCGGTTTGGTTTATTGTGAGGTTGGCAGCATAGCCAATATCATCCATCCCTACCCCGTTATTGTTCCTTAACACTTCAACTACTTTATGTTCGTCGTTTGACAGTTCAAACAACAGCTGCACTTGTGGTGCCGGTTGATTGGAAGTACTTGCCTCCCACCCCATCATCTGGGCAATATCTTCGGCACTTTCAATCAATGCCGCCTTGTTGGTTTTAATTAAATGATTACACCCCCTATTAGGGTTTGAAGGCGATGTAGGCACTGCAAACACATCACGGTTATAGCCAAAGGCAATTTCAGCCGTAATCATCGACCCTCCTTTCACGTCTGTTTCTATCACTACCACGGCATCGCACAATCCGGCTACAATACGGTTTCGGGTCGGGAAATTTTCTCTGTCGGGGTTAGTCCCTGTAGTATATTCTGTAAGTAATCCTCCGTTCTCAAGCATCCGCTTTGCTGTGTTTTTATGCGTAGCGGGGTACAACCTATCCAAACCGTGCGCAAGCACTGCAATGGTAGGCATTTGATTATCTATAGCGGCTTTGTGGGCGGTAATGTCAATTCCGTAAGCAAGCCCGCTAACAATGGTACAGTTATAGGTTTTTAATTCGGCAATCAATCGGGTACAAAACTCTTTGGCCTCATCGCTGGCTTTCCTCGTTCCTACAATACCCAACATTCTATGAGATTGCACGTTCATTGCCCCTAATGTGTAAACCATCATAGGCGCATCGGCAATGTGTTTTAGTTTTTCAGGATAGCCTGTATCGCTAAAGAATAACGGAGTAATGCCGTGTTTTTCAATAAAATCAAGTTCGGTTTGGGCTCGGTCAAAGGCTGAAAATGTTAAAATACTCTCAGCCACCTGCGGCCCAATGCCCGGCACCTTTAGCAATTTTGCTTTGGATTGATTAAACACGGCTTTTGCACTACCGCAATAAGCCAACAGGCTTTTGGCCAAAACATTACCCACATTAGGTATTAATGTAAGGGCAATTTTGTACAGAATATCAGGGGGCAAGTTATTGTTTGTTTTTGCGTCGTTTGTCCAATTCTTGTTTCAGACTATCATACTTACCCCTATCGTCAACACCCGGTTGAGGTGCTTGCCACAAGCTGTCGCTTGCGGGCTCAGGCTGCGCAGTTTCCTGTTTTGTTTTGCAGCCTACTATCAGTGCAAGTATGCTAACGGCTAATAATAACTTTCTCATTTTTGATGATGGCAGCACCGTTTTCAATGTTCAAATAATACACCCCGTTTGTAAGGGGCAATGTATTAAATGTGAACTTGTTGGTACCGGCCTTTACCTTTACTTCCGCCAATTTTGATACCAGTTTACCGTTAACGTCATATAAGTTGAATACCAATTGGGCCGACTGAGGTAAATCAAATTCTACATTAAACCACTCAATTGCAGGATTGGGGTAAATGTTCATATCAAATTTTGACTGTGAAGCTTCGGGGGTAGATAACGCAGGGTCGGGGTTGGTAATTTTACCAAGAACAGTAATATGGCTGGGCGATTGGGCAAGGCTACCCGCTAACCAAAACGTACGCGGCTCGTTGTATTTGCGTTGGATACCTGTATAATCTCCCCAACGTTCAAGAGTATCGGTAAGTACGTTAATTACACCTGTGCCTTGTTTCACATCAATCACATCAGAGTATTGAAAATCTCTGTTTACATACATTGCCACAGTACCTGCATTGTAATTTTTAGACACTTTTGAGAAGGTTAGCATGGCACTATTGTCCCACGATTCGCCATTACCTGCATACGCAATATCGGGATAGCCGTAATCTACTGAATCAGCACTGATAATGTTTAGGGTGGCAGTGTTTGCATTTACGTTCATATACCCGTGAAAAATACCCGCAGTGTAGTAGTTAGTGTCTACACAGTTGCCTGCAAATTGTATAATACCGTTTTGTATCATGGCAGTAAGAATACGGCCGTCGTTGGTAGATAGCCATTGCTGGCCGCCCGGTTGAGGCGCATTGGGAGGGAAACCATAACTTCTGCTGGCTTTTACCAAACGAGTGCTTAGGGTAGCCGTGCCCGAATTAAGGGTATTGGTTATTTCGTGCAGAAAAATGCTATCGTTTTGAAAATCGGTAGGGCGAACAGATAAGAAATAGGCATTAGGCCCTGCGGGAGACAAACCGCCTTGTGCAGGACAAATACTCCACACATTGCGATTGCCGTATTTAATACCGTTCCATTTGTTGTATTTCAATGCGGTGTCGCCATTGTAACCGCTATTTTTGTTTACCTGCCAAATCATCGACTCGATAAAACCATCGCGCCACCCTCCGTTGTTTTTAAGCATATTAAGGGTGATGAACAAATCTTCTTTAGTAAGGCTGATAATCGGGTAATCAGACCATGTATCGTTTTGAAACAAGTTAGCTCCGGGCAAGGCATAGGCATACCATTCGCCGGTAGGGTCGTTAGTTTTTGAAACGCATACGTATGTTTTGCTATCGGCATCCCTATCGTTCAAAAAAACAATAATAAAACGGTCGGCATCAGGGTCGTACACTACCCGTGGGTCAAATGCTGAACTTTGTGCTAAGGGAATATTACCCAAAATACGCAGGGTAAAGTTTTTAAGTATCTGCCCTGTTTCGCTAAACACCCGCATATTGCTGTTCATCACGCTCACAATCTTGCCGTCGTTGCTAATGGCAATATCGTTATCGTTGGGTGTGCCGTTGGGTGAGTTACCAAGTGAAGTAAACGCTACAGTGGGGTTTACAGCAATCCCGGCTTTGTGAATAATAGGCTGCTTGGTGCTTTTATGCTCAAGACGCAAGCGGTTCACAACTTCCTTTCTGTAGTTAAAATCGCTACCTGGTTTGGGCATCTCGGTAATGGTAAGTATGCTTGGGCTAAAACTCTTTTCAACCTCTTCAAACCTAACTGTACCAATTAACTTTACACTCCCTGTTTGAGGGGTAATAACGTTTTGCTGGGCACTAACCGCCAAAGGAGCCATACAACCCAAAAAGGCTATGTATTTAATAAACCTATTCTTCATAATAACAAATTTAAGATTTATGACCGTTGCACGAAGGATTTTGTTGTTTGGTGTAAATGTGAACCCCGGTTATTTTTTAATTAGTGCTTTGTGTTATAAATTAGCTTTATGAAATACACTAACCAAATAACTATAAACCAACCTATTGCAAAAGTTATTGAATTGTTTGACAATGCTGACAATATGCAATATTGGATGCCCGGTTTTGTGAGTTATGAGTTTATTGAAGGGGTGCCCGGCCAAGTAGGTTCTAAAATGAAGCTGACTTTTAAAATGGGCAACCGTGAAATGGTATTGACAGAGACAATTACTGTGCGCAATTTACCGCAAGAGTTTAGCGGAACGTATGAGCACAAAGGGGTTTATAATGTGGTAAAAAACTTTTTTAGTGCGGTGGATGAAAACACCACGTTGTATAAATCCGAATCGGAGTTTCAGTTCTCTACCTTTGGGATGAAACTATTGGGCTGGCTGATGCCGGGCGCTTTTAAAAAGCAATCACAAAAGTATCTTGAACAGTTTAAGGCTTTTGCAGAGAAATCGTAATAACGGCTTATCCTTTTTCGTAAATATTCATACGAAAAATAGACATATACCTTTTGGGGTCTTTTACGATGGTAAACCCAAACTGTTCGTACAGGGTATGGGCATCTTGAGTACCCAGCATAATGTTGCGCAAACCGCTTGCATACTCGTTTGAAATAAAGTGAGCTACCATAGCTTTTGATAAGCCTTTGCCCCTGTGGGCAGGCAATACAAAAACATCGGCCAAGTAAGCAAAGGTGGCGTAATCGGTAATAAACCGCGCAAACCCTACTTGCTTGCCTTCGTGGTAAACACCCACGCAATCAGCACCAAGTATTGATTTTTCTACTACCTGCATCGGTATGTTTTTGGCCCAATACGAGTGTTTGCTTAAAAATTCATGTATTACGGTATGTTGCAAAAGGCTTTTATCTTCTGAAAGAAAGTAGCCGTTCCCTAAGTCCTTCATACTGCAAATGTATAACGCAGCCGTTGCCCTTGCTTATCTTTTTAAAAAGCATAACAAGCATCCCCGCGTTTGCTGCCTTTCAGTTTTATATTTAGGGTGATATAAAGTACTGAGTAATTATCAGTTGATGACGGATTTCCGCGTGGCTCTCCGCCCGGTCGTTTTATCCCGCCCGGAAAACGGTTTTTATCAGCTATCTCAGCTGCAATATCCCCTTTAAGTTGTCGTAGGGATGTGTTATTATAATAAGACGCACTCACATCGTCCATATCATCGGTAAAGGTTTTATTAAACACCAACTCGGCACCTAAAGATATGCCTCGCCCCAGTAAGTATTTATACCCCGCACCAATGGGAATGGCTAACGTATTCAATTTATACTCCGAAGGCCCTCCGGGAAGCCCCTGCCCTGCTGTTGAAAGTTCAGGTAATGAGTACCATTGCCCGTATAAACTGCCATAAGGACGGAAAGTCATTATTGACACTCCTGCAAACACATATAGATTTTGTTTTTTGGTAATGTATTTCTTTTGTGCTGTACGTCCGTTTCTAAAATTCCAGTTAAGTAGCGAATATTCCAGCGTGGCGGCAAAACCAAATACATTTGATTTGAAATCGAGGTTGCGTTGTTTACGGTACTGGCTTGATGATAATGAATCGAATCCTTTTACCTGTGCATAGGCAAACGTTCCTCTAACAGCCACCCTGTTTGTTATATGATACCTTAGCCCTCCCTGAAAAGCTGCGCCTGATGTATTACCATCAATACTGGTAGGGCCATCGGCACCCAAGTCGCCTGAGAAATAGGTGCCGCCCACACCTAACACCAGCTCTAAGCCCTCTGCCCCGCTGCTTCGCTGAGCCAAGACAGAGGCTTGGGTAAGGAGCAGTAATAGCAGCAGTTGTAGTTGCTTACTACGATAATGTGAAAACAGGCCGGAAAAAGACATTGAACCACCATAGCAACGGGTGTTTGCAGCAGTACAGTTTATTGGCATATAGGGTGTAAAGTGTATCTAATTTACACAAAAAACTTAACGTAGCAAGCTGTATCACCCATTAATCGGTATAAGCCCCGCTGTTTTTTAGCAACCCTCACTAAATATTTCCAAAAGGTTAATAACGTTTTGAAAATGTTTAGGTAGCTATTTAATAATTGCCAGCCAACCTTTTAGTAACCATTTGCAAACATTTGATACAAAACGTACAAGCAATTTTGGACGAAGAAATCTATTCTAAAAACAATGAAAAAACTGTACGTTAAAGTCTTGCTAATCAGCATACTTTCCTTAACGGGAATTACTGCTTTGCAAGCACAAAAAACGCTCAGCGTGAAAATTACAAACGCTGACGATGATCAGGAAGAATGGCTGGCAGGCCCAAACCAAACTAAAGTTGTAGGCGACCTTGACGCCGGCAGCAGTGACCTTGAGTTGGGAACTGAAAGCAGCGGCAACGACCCTCAAATAGTGGGTATGCGTTTTGCCAACATCACTATCCCTAAAGGGGCATTAATTACCAGTGCATATATTCAGTTTACTGTGGATGCTACCAGCAAAAACAGTGACCCTTGTGTACTGAATATTACTACCGAAGACAATGCAAACCCTGCAACCTTTAACCCTACTGTTAAGTTTGACATTACCAGCCGTGCTAAATCAAGCCAATCGGTGGTATGGAATGTAAGCGGTGCTTCATGGGGAACTACAGGTTCGGCAACTGCTGACCAACGTACTCCTAACCTTAACGGTTTGCTGCAATCACTTATCGACCGTAATGCATGGGCCAGCGGTAATTCTGTTGCCTTTTATATAACAGGTACAGGTACCCGCGAGGTAGAATCAGCCGACGGTAACAACCCCGGTGCTGCAACGTTGGTTATAAACTATATTGAACCTAAAACACTTTCGTTGAAAATAACTGCTGCCGATGATGA
The sequence above is drawn from the Bacteroidota bacterium genome and encodes:
- the dprA gene encoding DNA-protecting protein DprA, with the translated sequence MPPDILYKIALTLIPNVGNVLAKSLLAYCGSAKAVFNQSKAKLLKVPGIGPQVAESILTFSAFDRAQTELDFIEKHGITPLFFSDTGYPEKLKHIADAPMMVYTLGAMNVQSHRMLGIVGTRKASDEAKEFCTRLIAELKTYNCTIVSGLAYGIDITAHKAAIDNQMPTIAVLAHGLDRLYPATHKNTAKRMLENGGLLTEYTTGTNPDRENFPTRNRIVAGLCDAVVVIETDVKGGSMITAEIAFGYNRDVFAVPTSPSNPNRGCNHLIKTNKAALIESAEDIAQMMGWEASTSNQPAPQVQLLFELSNDEHKVVEVLRNNNGVGMDDIGYAANLTINQTAMVLLELELKNVVKSLPGKMYKLR
- a CDS encoding T9SS type A sorting domain-containing protein; this translates as MKNRFIKYIAFLGCMAPLAVSAQQNVITPQTGSVKLIGTVRFEEVEKSFSPSILTITEMPKPGSDFNYRKEVVNRLRLEHKSTKQPIIHKAGIAVNPTVAFTSLGNSPNGTPNDNDIAISNDGKIVSVMNSNMRVFSETGQILKNFTLRILGNIPLAQSSAFDPRVVYDPDADRFIIVFLNDRDADSKTYVCVSKTNDPTGEWYAYALPGANLFQNDTWSDYPIISLTKEDLFITLNMLKNNGGWRDGFIESMIWQVNKNSGYNGDTALKYNKWNGIKYGNRNVWSICPAQGGLSPAGPNAYFLSVRPTDFQNDSIFLHEITNTLNSGTATLSTRLVKASRSYGFPPNAPQPGGQQWLSTNDGRILTAMIQNGIIQFAGNCVDTNYYTAGIFHGYMNVNANTATLNIISADSVDYGYPDIAYAGNGESWDNSAMLTFSKVSKNYNAGTVAMYVNRDFQYSDVIDVKQGTGVINVLTDTLERWGDYTGIQRKYNEPRTFWLAGSLAQSPSHITVLGKITNPDPALSTPEASQSKFDMNIYPNPAIEWFNVEFDLPQSAQLVFNLYDVNGKLVSKLAEVKVKAGTNKFTFNTLPLTNGVYYLNIENGAAIIKNEKVIISR
- a CDS encoding GNAT family N-acetyltransferase, whose amino-acid sequence is MKDLGNGYFLSEDKSLLQHTVIHEFLSKHSYWAKNIPMQVVEKSILGADCVGVYHEGKQVGFARFITDYATFAYLADVFVLPAHRGKGLSKAMVAHFISNEYASGLRNIMLGTQDAHTLYEQFGFTIVKDPKRYMSIFRMNIYEKG
- the rsmG gene encoding 16S rRNA (guanine(527)-N(7))-methyltransferase RsmG, whose amino-acid sequence is MPEIITKYFDHLTEEQLKQFDALLPLYTEWNEKINVISRKDIEALYERHILHSLGIAKVVMFENGSRILDVGTGGGFPGIPLAIMFPQCQFTLVDSIGKKIKVVQEVSSALGLQNVKALNQRAETLKGQFDFIVSRAVTRITPFYGWVKNKISGEQRNPLQNGILYLKGGDLDEELSELVSAHPKLVIDTYPLSEYYTEEFFETKSVVHVWK
- a CDS encoding septal ring lytic transglycosylase RlpA family protein, with translation MMRFLRGAIATALFFISVSAGISQSVTKGFASTYPLAMEGSNTASGELYISTEFTACHSSLPFNTLVKVTNLKNNKSVTVRINDRFNFRNSRVIDVSNAAATEISLFDEITPQVSIEVIGIADAIMMASVKAKQDAAKNPVKIASTPAPTLKKKVPAEKQQPVVASVTTTPAQQPATPEKTAPATASVTPDVAKTQVSSALALAEVKKETPELLSGIKISIPTISVEAISNLATISIKYLSMGFLRR
- a CDS encoding porin family protein, yielding MPINCTAANTRCYGGSMSFSGLFSHYRSKQLQLLLLLLLTQASVLAQRSSGAEGLELVLGVGGTYFSGDLGADGPTSIDGNTSGAAFQGGLRYHITNRVAVRGTFAYAQVKGFDSLSSSQYRKQRNLDFKSNVFGFAATLEYSLLNWNFRNGRTAQKKYITKKQNLYVFAGVSIMTFRPYGSLYGQWYSLPELSTAGQGLPGGPSEYKLNTLAIPIGAGYKYLLGRGISLGAELVFNKTFTDDMDDVSASYYNNTSLRQLKGDIAAEIADKNRFPGGIKRPGGEPRGNPSSTDNYSVLYITLNIKLKGSKRGDACYAF
- a CDS encoding glycosyltransferase, with amino-acid sequence MDLIWLQVILFALGVFTLVQLVYILGFFSRLAGYKAKAVPQPVLPVSVIIVAKNEVENLRNYLPLFFNQNHPEFEIVVVNNVSWDGTEELLKEFALQYPNLHIVTIKEQERYPKGKKFAITLGIKAAKYDTLLLTDADCMPAGADWITQMQQAYGQKTEVVLGYGAYKKTGGLLNYLIRYETFYTALQYLSFALAGKPYMGVGRNLSYKKNTFFRVKGFASHNHIISGDDDLFVNEVATASNAEISIRPSAFTISNPKTKWGDWFKQKRRHMYTGKHYKTGTKTLLTVLNISHILFYASAIVLLSFWFMPMWVGIAYGVRLLAIIPVYYLAMDKLKENNLIWGIILLDIFYFVYYLLVGLRTLFSKQKQWVW
- a CDS encoding SRPBCC family protein, encoding MKYTNQITINQPIAKVIELFDNADNMQYWMPGFVSYEFIEGVPGQVGSKMKLTFKMGNREMVLTETITVRNLPQEFSGTYEHKGVYNVVKNFFSAVDENTTLYKSESEFQFSTFGMKLLGWLMPGAFKKQSQKYLEQFKAFAEKS